The following coding sequences are from one Cydia splendana chromosome 15, ilCydSple1.2, whole genome shotgun sequence window:
- the LOC134797495 gene encoding PI-PLC X domain-containing protein 3, with protein sequence MRLASCLLVAAIVMGETKDLKLETWMRDLPEQLKDIPFIYLAIPGSHDSMTYGITRSSGLAPDAEPILHRLYPLFRGTIMRWTITQSLDTWQQLLIGIRYLDLRLATKPGTEEFFFTHGLYAEEISSALRQVKDFVDTHPEEVVILDLQHFYGFTPTDHQRLMRLLINLYGPKLVPRHLDLRSVTLNSLNRLNQQVIVVYRNESVYTTTEFWQPQMLPSPWPQQDKVSGLLRFLENIRRHPGTGFVHQAVLTPTPSFIVLRWTSNLRAKCAAPVVKEVLPALAALSPGPPRRAGGAPLNVVIADFVDMADAVFPRTIINLNNKLLQNRDVVYHSYG encoded by the exons ATGAGGCTGGCTTCATGTTTACTTGTCGCAG CAATCGTAATGGGCGAAACAAAGGACCTTAAATTAGAAACATGGATGAGAGATCTGCCAGAACAGCTAAAGGATATACCATTTATATACCTTGCTATACCAG ggaGTCATGACTCCATGACATATGGCATCACTCGGTCGAGCGGGCTAGCCCCCGATGCCGAGCCCATCCTCCACAGACTGTACCCTTTGTTCCGAGGTACGATCATGCGCTGGACCATTACGCAGAGCCTTGATACGTGGCAACAACTTCTCATTGGCATTAG GTACCTTGACTTAAGATTAGCGACCAAGCCTGGCACTGAAGAATTCTTCTTTACTCACGGACTTTATGCTGAGGAGATATCCAGTGCTTTGAGACAAGTCAAGGACTTTGTTGACACACACCCTGAGGAG GTAGTAATTCTCGATCTCCAGCATTTCTACGGCTTCACCCCAACTGACCACCAGCGGCTGATGCGGCTCCTGATCAACCTGTACGGCCCCAAACTGGTCCCTAGACATCTGGATCTGCGCAGTGTCACTCTTAACTCGCTCAACAGATTGAACCAGCAG GTAATAGTGGTATACCGCAACGAATCAGTATACACAACGACCGAATTCTGGCAACCGCAGATGCTTCCATCACCATGGCCGCAGCAGGACAAGGTCTCAGGCCTGCTGCGGTTCCTGGAGAACATCCGGCGCCACCCCGGCACCGGCTTCGTGCACCAGGCCGTGCTCACGCCCACGCCCAGCTTCATCGTGCTGCG GTGGACGTCAAATCTTCGTGCAAAATGCGCAGCGCCCGTAGTGAAGGAAGTCCTCCCCGCGCTCGCGGCGCTGTCCCCcgggccgccgcgccgcgcgggCGGCGCGCCGCTCAACGTGGTCATCGCGGACTTCGTGGACATGGCTGACGCCGTCTTCCCCCGGACCATCATCAACCTCAACAACAAGCTCTTGCAGAATAGGGACGTAGTCTACCATAGCTATGGGTGA
- the LOC134797329 gene encoding uncharacterized protein LOC134797329 — translation MLIKVGINSFGRIGRVIFRTCTEHSDIEVSAINDPAIDLEYMCYLIKFDSTHGKFSGTVSHVGDEIKVNDHAVKVFHHKAPADIPWHEAGVQYVLEASGMFTTVEKASGHLTSEGVRRVVVTAPSADAPMLILGVNEKSIQLEMKVISCASSTLYCLAPIIKVLEDAYGVADGFVTSIHAMTPSLKPLDGLCVRGKHWRDHRSIHQNIIPAATGACRALGKILPACRDKLAGLAFRVPVVNGSVLDITLRLNKNTTIAEISKTIEDLNNSQLRNNIQVSNEKAVSSDFMGDTHSCVLDIDSSLQIKPNFFKLICWYENEYSYSCRVIDTVIFLERQFQSQILTPTRLMYMRPISSKFRNIEKNQGDVGRPCVSFCIPGLLNKRPNMKPSLRSLEMKVTTAQYSIPPIRGNKENIKSYIDRLTTCKCNEKHTKADGQRKESKEDNEHKADKCFKKIEREVSKMLNITEDFLNKTSSKKLQSANKSNKIESKTRNIMRKNIIAKISDTLEKIRVVKMNTLNTDITSDQKEVDVDDCPKVSLHTHDAHSLNDPQFKVPKSNSPPKTVNSNISFNTLMYKKYPDSRGVEKKANFPLINTSTFYISNDQKSEYPINVHDGDDASTVATIASEKVENTHKMFNTTHDKSKLTNHFTENCNERSVSNKHNGRNEIKCDTSENKGNNETAVSISNFNMDRKAESDSIEGVNESYIELKETVAVNNIHKNHEARNNNDDVKKVNDTAVENFQNSPGCSKRSSSTIENVSAKSLSSGISDPIISKSNSPCITKDIYDKLDSESVSDSGSSYRMREKTSQVINITDLTYSLEDLPRLDKICRVIEISDELSDRLFLPLADDNCKKNAKRKWSFQDLCERIKYDEFFNGLFEKSASYSNSGTP, via the exons ATGCTAATAAAAGTGGGAATCAACAGCTTCGGCCGAATCGGCAGAGTTATATTTAGAACTTGTACTGAACACTCAGATAtagaa GTTTCAGCAATCAACGACCCAGCCATCGACCTAGAGTACATGtgctatttaataaaatttgattCAACGCACGGGAAATTCTCCGGGACCGTTTCACACGTAGGCGATGAAATAAAAGTCAATG ACCACGCTGTAAAGGTCTTCCACCACAAGGCGCCGGCAGACATACCGTGGCACGAAGCCggtgtgcaatatgttttagaGGCGTCTGGTATGTTCACCACCGTGGAAAAGGCGTCG GGTCACTTGACCAGCGAAGGAGTCAGGAGAGTGGTAGTGACGGCCCCCAGCGCGGACGCGCCGATGCTCATACTGGGCGTCAACGAGAAGAGCATACAACTGG AGATGAAAGTAATATCATGCGCGTCGAGCACCCTATACTGCCTGGCGCCCATCATCAAGGTTCTAGAAGACGCGTATGGTGTCGCCGACGGTTTCGTGACGAGTATACACGCCATGACGCCGTCGCTTAAGCCACTGGACGGCCTGTGTGTCCGAGGCAAG CACTGGCGCGACCACCGCAGCATCCACCAGAACATCATCCCGGCGGCCACCGGCGCGTGCCGCGCGCTCGGCAAGATCCTGCCCGCCTGCCGCGACAAGCTCGCCGGCCTCGCCTTCCGCGTGCCCGTAGTCAACGGCTCCGTGCTCGACATCACGCTAAG GTTGAATAAGAACACCACTATAGCAGAAATATCCAAAACCATAGAAGATTTAAATAACTCCCAATTACGAAACAACATACAAGTGTCCAACGAGAAGGCTGTATCGTCCGACTTCATGGGAGACACTCACTCCTGCGTTTTAGACATCGATTCGAGCCTGCAAATAAAACCTAACTTTTTCAAACTGATATGTTGGTACGAGAATGAGTATTCTTACTCGTGTAGAGTCATTGACACAGTGATATTCTTAGAAAGACAGTTCCAATCACAGATTCTTACACCCACAAGACTCATGTACATGAGGCCTATATCGAGTAAATTTCGGAATATAGAAAAAAACCAAGGAGACGTAGGAAGACCATGCGTTTCGTTTTGTATTCCTGGATTACTAAACAAACGCCCAAATATGAAACCTAGCTTACGAAGCCTTGAAATGAAAGTCACAACTGCACAATATTCTATACCACCTATTCGGGGAAACAAAGaaaacattaaatcatatatcgACAGACTTACGACATGTAAATGTAATGAAAAGCATACTAAAGCTGATGGTCAAAGGAAAGAATCAAAAGAAGATAATGAACACAAGGCAGATAAGTGTTTTAAAAAAATCGAGAGAGAGGTTTCTAAAATGTTAAACATAACtgaagattttttaaataaaacatctAGTAAAAAATTACAATCCGCAAACAAATCCAACAAAATAGAATCGAAAACCAGAAACATTATGAGGAAAAATATTATAGCAAAAATTTCAGATACCCTTGAAAAAATTAGGGTGGTGAAAATGAATACACTAAACACTGATATTACCAGCGATCAAAAGGAAGTAGACGTAGACGATTGTCCTAAAGTTAGCCTACACACACATGACGCTCATTCACTCAACGACCCTCAATTTAAAGTTCCGAAGTCTAACTCACCCCCTAAAACTGTCAattctaatatttcatttaatacaTTGATGTACAAAAAATACCCAGATTCTCGTGGTGTCGAAAAGAAAGCAAATTTTCCATTAATAAACACTAGTACATTTTATATTAGTAACGATCAGAAATCTGAATATCCTATCAATGTTCACGATGGAGACGATGCGAGTACAGTGGCAACAATAGCGAGTGAAAAAGTAGAGAACACACACAAAATGTtcaataccacacacgataaaTCAAAACTAACTAATCATTTTACCGAAAATTGTAATGAGAGAAGTGTTAGCAATAAACATAATGGtcgaaatgaaataaaatgtgaCACATCTGAAAATAAAGGCAACAATGAAACTGCTGTAAGCATTTCTAATTTCAATATGGACAGGAAAGCAGAATCTGACTCTATAGAAGGTGTGAATGAATCATATATTGAACTGAAAGAAACCGTCGCCGTAAATAATATTCATAAGAATCATGAGGCTAGAAATAACAATGATGATGTTAAGAAAGTAAATGACACCGCGGTTGAAAACTTCCAGAACTCTCCAGGATGTTCTAAACGTTCTAGCAGTACAATAGAAAATGTTTCCGCAAAATCTTTAAGTAGTGGCATTTCTGACCCTATTATAAGCAAAAGTAATAGCCCATGCATAACTAAAGATATTTATGATAAACTAGACAGTGAAAGCGTGTCAGACTCTGGCAGTTCCTATAGAATGCGCGAGAAAACTTCACAAGTTATAAACATTACAGATTTGACTTATTCACTAGAGGATTTGCCACGCTTAGATAAGATTTGCAGAGTTATTGAAATATCCGACGAGTTATCAGACAGGTTATTTTTACCCCTCGCCGACGACAACTGCAAAAAGAATGCAAAGAGAAAATGGTCGTTTCAAGATTTGTGTGAAAGGATCAAGTATGATGAGTTTTTTAATGGATTGTTTGAAAAGTCTGCTTCATATAGTAATAGCGGTACAccgtga
- the LOC134797496 gene encoding glyceraldehyde-3-phosphate dehydrogenase 2-like: MSKIGINGFGRIGRLVLRASIEKGASVVAINDPFIGLDYMVYLFKYDSTHGRFKGTIEAQDGNLIVNGNKIAVFSERDPKAIPWGKAGAEYVVESTGVFTTTAAASAHLEGGAKKVIISAPSADAPMFVVGVNLDAYDPSAKVISNASCTTNCLAPLAKVIHDNFEIVEGLMTTVHATTATQKTVDGPSGKLWRDGRGAQQNIIPASTGAAKAVGKVIPTLNGKLTGMAFRVPVANVSVVDLTVRLGKPASYDAIKQKVKEAAEGPLKGILGYTEDQVVSSDFIGDTHSSIFDAAAGISLNDNFVKLISWYDNEYGYSSRVIDLIKYIQTKD, translated from the coding sequence ATGTCGAAAATCGGTATCAACGGATTTGGCCGCATCGGTCGCCTGGTGCTCCGCGCCTCGATCGAGAAGGGCGCGTCCGTGGTCGCCATCAACGACCCCTTCATTGGCCTGGACTACATGGTCTACCTCTTCAAATACGACTCCACCCACGGTCGTTTCAAGGGCACCATTGAGGCTCAGGATGGCAACCTTATCGTCAACGGAAACAAAATCGCCGTGTTCTCTGAACGCGACCCCAAGGCCATTCCCTGGGGTAAGGCTGGCGCTGAATACGTCGTAGAATCCACCGGCGTCTTCACCACCACCGCTGCCGCTTCCGCTCACTTGGAGGGTGGCGCCAAGAAGGTCATCATCTCCGCCCCCAGCGCTGACGCACCCATGTTCGTCGTCGGAGTCAACCTTGACGCCTATGACCCCTCTGCCAAGGTCATCTCCAACGCTTCCTGCACCACCAACTGCCTCGCTCCCCTCGCCAAGGTCATCCATGACAACTTCGAGATTGTTGAGGGTCTGATGACCACCGTGCACGCCACCACCGCTACCCAGAAGACCGTCGACGGTCCCTCCGGCAAGCTGTGGCGTGATGGCCGTGGCGCGCAGCAGAACATCATTCCCGCCTCCACCGGCGCCGCTAAGGCCGTCGGCAAAGTCATTCCCACTCTTAATGGAAAGCTGACCGGTATGGCTTTCCGTGTCCCCGTCGCCAACGTGTCTGTTGTTGACTTGACCGTCCGCCTGGGCAAGCCCGCCAGCTACGACGCTATTAAGCAGAAGGTCAAGGAGGCCGCTGAAGGTCCCCTGAAGGGCATTCTCGGCTATACCGAGGACCAGGTTGTGTCCTCCGACTTTATCGGCGATACACACTCTTCCATCTTCGATGCCGCCGCCGGTATATCCCTCAATGACAACTTCGTCAAGCTGATCAGCTGGTACGACAATGAGTATGGCTACTCCAGCCGAGTCATTGATCTCATCAAGTACATCCAGACCAAGGATTAA